One Candidatus Methylomirabilota bacterium genomic region harbors:
- the clpP gene encoding ATP-dependent Clp endopeptidase proteolytic subunit ClpP: protein MGLVPMVVEQTPRGERAFDIFSRLLKERIIFLPTYIEDEIANLVIAQMLFLEAEDPDKDIHLYINSPGGSVTAGMAIYDTMQYVKPAISTICMGQAASMGALLLCAGTKGKRFALPHARIMIHQPLGGVQGQATDIDIQAKEILRMREELNRILVHHTGQAMDKIQRDTDRDFFMTAEQAKEYRIVDEVISSKPTTRPVAEVVVTPK, encoded by the coding sequence ATGGGATTGGTCCCGATGGTGGTGGAGCAGACCCCGCGCGGCGAGCGCGCGTTCGATATTTTCTCGCGGCTCCTCAAGGAGCGCATCATCTTCCTCCCCACCTACATCGAGGACGAGATCGCCAATCTGGTCATCGCGCAGATGCTGTTCCTGGAGGCCGAGGACCCGGACAAGGACATCCACCTCTATATCAACTCGCCGGGGGGCTCGGTCACCGCGGGCATGGCCATCTACGACACCATGCAGTACGTGAAGCCGGCCATCTCGACGATCTGCATGGGCCAGGCCGCCTCGATGGGCGCGCTGCTGCTGTGCGCGGGCACCAAGGGCAAGCGCTTCGCGCTGCCGCACGCGCGCATCATGATCCACCAGCCGCTCGGCGGCGTGCAGGGCCAGGCCACCGACATCGACATCCAGGCCAAGGAGATTCTCCGGATGCGCGAGGAGCTGAACCGCATCCTGGTGCACCACACCGGGCAGGCGATGGACAAGATCCAGCGCGACACCGACCGCGATTTCTTCATGACCGCGGAGCAGGCCAAGGAGTACCGGATCGTGGACGAGGTCATCTCCTCCAAGCCGACCACCCGGCCCGTGGCCGAAGTGGTCGTCACGCCGAAGTAG
- the tig gene encoding trigger factor, with amino-acid sequence MKVDIEELGACKRRLQVEEAPEVVTRAWEQAFDRVQREARLPGFRKGKVPRSMIKLHFADDVRQEVARRLIPDVYRQALAETRIEPVEEPDLQEVTLEENTTLKFAAVVEVKPAITLGAYTGLAVEHAPKPFAESEVDEALSALQEQHAEYRAVERAADPGDLAIIDYTLTPEGMEPRAESDYGFVIGSGSVLPEMEEAVIGLTAGGSRQTRVRFGDDHRNETLRGKAADATVTVKEVKEKVLPALDDDFAKSVGGSFETLDALKEEVRKGLQARRDAENRHALEAAVLDAVLANHAFEVPEALVLRQVGHQIEHAREHMRRQGVDPDRVPWDYKKLLEDLRPGAEKAVKRALLLEAIAEKEALQAGDADVDAEVDRLAQASQRPAPAVRRMLEQSGDLQGIRHTLDERKTVDFLIEKNQANPA; translated from the coding sequence ATGAAAGTCGACATCGAAGAGCTGGGCGCCTGCAAGCGACGGCTGCAGGTGGAGGAAGCGCCGGAGGTCGTGACCCGAGCGTGGGAGCAGGCGTTCGACCGGGTGCAGCGCGAGGCGCGGCTGCCCGGCTTCCGCAAGGGGAAGGTCCCGCGCAGCATGATCAAGCTCCACTTCGCGGACGACGTGCGGCAGGAAGTGGCGCGCCGGCTCATCCCGGACGTGTACCGCCAGGCCCTGGCCGAGACGCGCATCGAGCCGGTGGAGGAGCCCGATCTGCAGGAGGTCACCCTCGAGGAGAACACGACGCTGAAGTTCGCCGCGGTGGTCGAGGTCAAGCCGGCGATCACCCTCGGTGCCTATACCGGGCTCGCGGTCGAGCACGCGCCCAAGCCGTTCGCGGAGAGCGAGGTCGACGAGGCCCTGAGCGCGCTGCAGGAGCAGCACGCCGAGTACCGGGCGGTGGAGCGCGCGGCGGATCCGGGCGACCTCGCGATCATCGACTACACCCTCACTCCCGAGGGCATGGAGCCGCGCGCGGAGAGCGACTACGGCTTCGTGATCGGCAGCGGCAGCGTGCTGCCCGAGATGGAAGAGGCGGTGATCGGATTGACCGCGGGCGGCTCGCGCCAGACCCGGGTGCGCTTCGGCGACGACCACCGGAACGAGACGTTGCGCGGCAAGGCGGCCGACGCCACCGTGACCGTCAAGGAAGTGAAGGAGAAGGTCCTCCCCGCGCTGGACGACGACTTCGCCAAGAGCGTGGGCGGCTCCTTCGAGACCCTGGACGCGCTGAAGGAAGAGGTACGCAAGGGGTTGCAGGCTCGACGTGATGCGGAAAACCGCCACGCGCTCGAGGCCGCGGTGCTCGACGCGGTGCTCGCCAACCACGCCTTCGAGGTGCCGGAGGCGCTGGTGCTGCGCCAGGTCGGCCACCAGATCGAGCACGCCCGCGAGCACATGCGCCGCCAGGGCGTGGATCCGGATCGGGTGCCGTGGGACTACAAGAAGCTGCTCGAGGACCTGCGGCCGGGCGCGGAGAAGGCGGTCAAGCGCGCGCTCCTGCTCGAGGCCATCGCGGAGAAGGAAGCGCTCCAGGCCGGCGACGCCGACGTGGACGCCGAGGTGGACCGCCTGGCCCAGGCCAGCCAGCGCCCGGCGCCGGCGGTGCGACGCATGCTCGAGCAGAGCGGGGACCTGCAAGGGATTCGCCACACGCTTGACGAACGGAAAACCGTCGATTTCCTCATCGAAAAGAATCAGGCAAACCCCGCCTGA
- a CDS encoding sugar ABC transporter permease, whose amino-acid sequence MQVSGMTVKRKHWEPLAFASPSLVLIGLVIVFPLAYAFYLSLQNFDLSIGPDYEYVGLQNYTEALFRDSRFWASVWNTAVIIAPALVAELLLGLGLALLLNRKIRGRPIITALLAIPPMVSPVMAAMAWRMMFGVKYGAINNMGLQLGLIDVYFDWFSTPFRSILAVVLVDVWHNTPFMMLVLLAGLQSIPQDLYEAARADGASAWKSFWFITLPLLKFTAAVAVMIRMIDLTKLFGLIFVLTFGGPGGATETLAFNTYLVGFNDFRMSYASALSYLIILIVLALTLVFLRLSRPRDARAAA is encoded by the coding sequence ATGCAGGTGTCCGGGATGACGGTCAAGCGCAAGCACTGGGAGCCGCTGGCCTTCGCTTCCCCATCGCTCGTCCTCATCGGGCTGGTCATCGTCTTCCCGCTCGCCTACGCCTTCTACCTGTCGCTGCAGAACTTCGATCTCTCGATCGGGCCCGACTACGAGTACGTCGGCCTCCAGAACTACACCGAGGCCCTCTTCCGCGACAGTCGGTTCTGGGCCTCGGTGTGGAACACCGCGGTCATCATCGCGCCGGCGCTGGTCGCGGAGCTGCTGCTGGGGCTCGGGCTGGCCCTCCTCCTCAATCGCAAGATCCGCGGCCGTCCCATCATCACCGCGCTGCTCGCGATTCCGCCCATGGTCTCCCCGGTCATGGCGGCCATGGCGTGGCGGATGATGTTCGGGGTCAAGTACGGGGCCATCAACAACATGGGCCTGCAGCTCGGCCTCATCGACGTCTACTTCGACTGGTTCTCGACCCCGTTCCGGTCGATCCTGGCGGTGGTACTGGTCGACGTCTGGCACAACACCCCGTTCATGATGCTGGTGCTGCTGGCGGGCCTGCAGTCCATTCCCCAGGATCTCTACGAGGCCGCGCGGGCCGACGGGGCCAGCGCCTGGAAGAGCTTCTGGTTCATCACCCTGCCGCTGCTGAAGTTCACCGCCGCGGTCGCGGTGATGATCCGCATGATCGACCTGACCAAGCTCTTCGGCCTGATCTTCGTGCTCACCTTCGGCGGCCCGGGCGGCGCGACCGAGACGCTCGCGTTCAACACCTATCTGGTGGGCTTCAACGACTTCCGGATGAGCTACGCCTCCGCCCTGTCGTACCTCATCATCCTCATCGTCCTCGCCCTCACCCTGGTCTTCCTGCGCCTCTCCCGCCCGCGCGACGCGAGGGCCGCGGCATGA
- a CDS encoding carbohydrate ABC transporter permease, producing the protein MSVAVRETALVGARRTTWYRAQRWLASGLTYLGLAAALVFFLGPFFWILTTSLKGNEDYFTFPPVWIPEHPSLAHYGRLFSKASGLRYFGNSLLVSTLSMFAALAVSLPTAYSIARWRFGGGFLSGVLLVLRMLPAIALIIPVYIMYKTIGLTNSYLGLIIIYTVVYVPFAVWLLVGFLRDFPAEIEEAALIDGCSRLKALIRVVVPIIAPGMAVVALFAFIATWNEFLFAVVLTGIETKTMMVLVTSYTSGGTDMFYGEASASVVLGVLPAFVVAFLLQRYLVKGLALGGTKG; encoded by the coding sequence ATGAGCGTGGCGGTCCGGGAAACCGCCCTCGTTGGCGCGCGTCGGACCACCTGGTACCGCGCCCAGCGCTGGCTCGCGAGCGGGCTGACCTATCTCGGCCTCGCCGCGGCGCTGGTCTTCTTCCTCGGCCCCTTCTTCTGGATCCTCACCACCTCCCTGAAGGGCAACGAGGACTACTTCACCTTCCCGCCGGTGTGGATTCCCGAGCACCCGTCGCTCGCCCACTACGGGCGGCTGTTCAGCAAGGCGAGCGGCCTGCGGTACTTCGGCAACAGCCTGCTCGTGTCCACCCTCAGCATGTTCGCGGCGCTCGCGGTGAGCCTGCCCACCGCCTACAGCATCGCCCGCTGGCGCTTCGGCGGTGGCTTCCTGAGCGGCGTGCTGCTCGTGCTCCGCATGCTGCCGGCCATCGCCCTGATCATCCCGGTCTACATCATGTACAAGACGATCGGGCTCACCAACAGCTACCTCGGCCTGATCATCATCTACACCGTGGTCTATGTGCCCTTCGCGGTGTGGCTCCTGGTGGGCTTCCTGCGCGACTTCCCGGCCGAGATCGAGGAAGCCGCGCTCATCGACGGCTGCTCGCGCCTCAAGGCCCTGATCCGGGTGGTCGTCCCCATCATCGCGCCCGGGATGGCGGTGGTGGCGCTGTTCGCCTTCATCGCCACCTGGAACGAGTTCCTGTTCGCGGTGGTGCTGACCGGCATCGAGACCAAGACCATGATGGTCCTGGTCACCTCGTACACCAGCGGCGGTACCGACATGTTCTACGGCGAGGCCTCGGCCTCGGTCGTGCTCGGCGTTCTGCCCGCATTC